The following are encoded together in the uncultured Sphaerochaeta sp. genome:
- a CDS encoding SDR family oxidoreductase, whose protein sequence is MKDNLFDVSGKIVIITGGLGQIGAQFVLEFLKRDAKVVVLSRSANPEKAAAALGKEASQHKHLLLQRADICKKESIEEALDAIEHAWGAPDVLINNAGIDTQPSAPPEVSGPFEEFPEDVFREVVETNLVGTFLMTQAVGARMVKAGKPGSIINVGSIYGMVSPVQDIYAYKKEMTGVPFIKPVAYSAAKSGIYNLTRYCATYWGKKDIRVNTLTPSGVWRETQDEYFHANYEARMPIGRMAQADEFNGAIIFLSSAASTYMTGSNLVVDGGWTAW, encoded by the coding sequence ATGAAAGACAATTTGTTTGATGTTTCCGGAAAAATTGTGATTATTACGGGTGGTTTGGGTCAAATTGGTGCTCAATTCGTGCTTGAGTTTTTAAAAAGGGATGCGAAGGTTGTAGTACTTTCTCGATCTGCCAATCCGGAAAAAGCAGCGGCCGCATTGGGGAAAGAGGCCTCCCAACATAAGCACCTTTTGTTGCAACGCGCTGATATTTGTAAGAAGGAATCTATAGAGGAGGCTCTTGATGCAATTGAACATGCATGGGGTGCCCCCGATGTATTGATAAACAATGCAGGTATTGATACACAACCAAGCGCTCCGCCGGAAGTCAGTGGTCCTTTTGAAGAATTTCCTGAAGATGTATTCAGGGAGGTGGTTGAAACCAATCTGGTAGGCACTTTCTTGATGACACAGGCTGTTGGAGCACGCATGGTAAAGGCTGGAAAGCCGGGTTCCATTATCAATGTAGGATCAATCTATGGAATGGTGAGTCCTGTACAGGATATCTATGCCTATAAGAAGGAAATGACTGGAGTCCCATTCATAAAGCCAGTTGCCTATAGTGCAGCCAAGAGTGGAATTTATAATTTGACTCGTTATTGTGCCACGTATTGGGGTAAGAAAGATATTCGGGTAAATACCCTAACACCCAGTGGTGTCTGGAGAGAGACCCAGGATGAGTATTTCCACGCAAACTATGAAGCAAGGATGCCGATCGGAAGAATGGCACAGGCAGATGAATTCAATGGTGCGATCATTTTTCTCTCCAGTGCAGCATCAACCTATATGACTGGATCGAATCTTGTTGTTGATGGAGGCTGGACAGCATGGTAG
- a CDS encoding dihydrodipicolinate synthase family protein → MVGHTPSVISALITPLDEGREVDVHALEKLVEYEIGHGAEGFYCCGSSGEGLLLSPDERKLVVDTVASVTEGKVPFYAHTGSLGTREAIALSVHAQKKGAQAVSLIPPIYYNYSQAEVEQYYADVADSVDIGVIVYNIPQFTGISFSKDSAIMTNEKIVGIKHTSMNLYDLERLGQAFPDKTLFNGFDEIYLYSLTAGAQSTIGTTVNVCPKLFKAIREDFMKGEIAAAQEKQHVLNTFVESLVQEGIFPAVKYAMTYLGASAGPCRKPFKPLDEEGKRRVELAVKKLERYL, encoded by the coding sequence ATGGTAGGCCATACCCCTTCTGTGATTTCTGCATTGATTACTCCCCTGGACGAAGGCAGGGAAGTTGATGTCCATGCGCTTGAGAAACTTGTTGAGTATGAAATTGGACATGGTGCAGAGGGTTTCTATTGTTGCGGTTCTTCTGGTGAGGGGCTATTGCTCTCGCCAGATGAGAGGAAACTGGTTGTTGATACTGTTGCTTCTGTAACGGAAGGGAAGGTGCCTTTCTATGCGCATACAGGGTCTCTTGGAACCAGGGAAGCCATTGCTCTCTCTGTTCATGCACAGAAAAAAGGTGCACAAGCAGTTTCACTCATTCCACCGATCTATTACAACTACAGCCAAGCTGAGGTTGAGCAGTATTACGCAGATGTAGCGGATTCTGTTGATATCGGTGTGATTGTCTATAACATCCCGCAATTTACCGGTATCTCTTTCTCCAAAGATAGTGCCATTATGACGAACGAGAAAATTGTAGGTATCAAGCATACGAGTATGAATCTCTATGACCTGGAGAGACTGGGACAGGCTTTCCCAGACAAGACATTGTTCAATGGTTTTGATGAGATCTATCTATACAGTTTAACCGCTGGTGCCCAGAGTACCATTGGTACCACTGTCAATGTTTGTCCGAAACTTTTCAAGGCGATCAGGGAAGATTTCATGAAAGGAGAAATTGCGGCAGCACAAGAGAAACAGCATGTACTGAATACGTTTGTCGAATCATTAGTGCAAGAAGGCATTTTCCCTGCAGTCAAGTATGCAATGACCTATCTTGGGGCTTCAGCAGGACCCTGTAGAAAACCCTTCAAACCATTGGATGAAGAAGGAAAGAGAAGGGTAGAGCTTGCAGTGAAAAAACTTGAACGATACCTCTAG
- a CDS encoding DUF4386 domain-containing protein, which produces MKNAKSIRSWSLISGLSIFIMAIAAGIAYGMIFPSLYREADPIQTLQLIEANRGSFRVMNLLFMVILVTDLLVSYGFCVIFSPFSKRLAVLTSLTRFVYSGILAVALYYLFGKQMDAFLRIWSFGLFLFGFHLMFLGSVLVHGRWLVKVLGVLLLIGGVGYSLIHGIETFTPQSYQAAMLLEDTLGIPMAAGELLLALWLVLTRGKMFIQEKTLQGDV; this is translated from the coding sequence ATGAAAAATGCCAAATCAATACGCTCATGGAGCTTAATTTCTGGTCTGTCAATCTTTATCATGGCGATTGCTGCTGGAATCGCCTATGGAATGATCTTCCCCTCCTTATATCGGGAGGCAGATCCAATACAGACCCTTCAATTGATTGAAGCCAATAGGGGTTCTTTTCGTGTCATGAACCTCTTGTTCATGGTGATACTGGTAACCGATCTCTTGGTTTCGTACGGATTCTGTGTGATTTTTAGTCCTTTTAGTAAACGGTTAGCTGTCTTAACCAGCCTGACTCGGTTTGTCTATTCCGGTATCCTTGCTGTCGCCCTATATTACCTGTTTGGCAAGCAAATGGACGCATTCCTCCGGATCTGGTCCTTCGGTTTGTTCCTCTTTGGTTTTCACCTCATGTTCTTAGGCAGTGTATTGGTACATGGCCGATGGTTGGTCAAAGTGCTGGGTGTCCTGTTGTTGATTGGGGGAGTTGGCTATTCACTCATTCATGGAATCGAGACATTCACACCTCAATCATATCAGGCAGCCATGCTTCTGGAAGACACCCTTGGTATACCCATGGCAGCAGGTGAGTTGCTTCTGGCTCTTTGGTTGGTACTGACACGAGGGAAAATGTTTATACAAGAGAAGACTCTGCAAGGCGACGTTTGA
- a CDS encoding Crp/Fnr family transcriptional regulator: MKPYKVPETLIDNFAQFASHYADISPAELKPMIRHLPIAFFKKGTVLLRQGDPVTQCFFILQGCARKYAVNEAGKEITSDFITEYQSIAILTSKDSPYFVTCLEDSVMIVGDLDQQSDEFDTYPVFAEITRRMMEESLGKMHDDYTAFISMGPEDRVKRLMQTRMDLFTRVPQHQLASYIGITAESLSRIKRRLAESSLV; this comes from the coding sequence ATGAAACCATATAAAGTGCCCGAAACATTGATTGATAATTTCGCACAATTTGCTTCTCACTATGCGGATATTTCTCCCGCTGAGCTGAAACCAATGATACGACATCTGCCAATAGCGTTCTTCAAGAAAGGTACTGTGTTGCTCAGACAGGGAGACCCTGTAACTCAATGCTTCTTTATATTGCAGGGATGCGCAAGGAAGTATGCAGTGAATGAGGCAGGAAAAGAAATTACCTCTGATTTCATTACAGAATATCAAAGCATCGCTATCCTCACTTCCAAGGACTCTCCCTATTTTGTTACATGTCTTGAGGACTCGGTCATGATTGTGGGGGATTTGGATCAACAATCAGATGAGTTTGATACATACCCTGTCTTTGCGGAAATAACAAGAAGAATGATGGAAGAGTCGCTTGGGAAAATGCATGATGATTACACAGCTTTCATCAGTATGGGACCAGAGGACAGGGTCAAGAGACTTATGCAAACACGTATGGATCTGTTTACGCGAGTCCCCCAACACCAACTTGCAAGCTATATCGGCATTACCGCTGAGTCATTGAGCAGGATCAAACGTCGCCTTGCAGAGTCTTCTCTTGTATAA
- a CDS encoding SDR family oxidoreductase encodes MDGNRFGSTLEGKLVVITGASKGIGKGLAEIIASEGARVAIAARDIDALKQVAKGIIELGGECKAFNLDLRRVESIRDCFSRIEEEMGPIDVLVNNAGMGNPIPAEEITEEDWDWMMDLNLKGTFFCCQEAGKRMLSRKKGRIVNISSQASVVAIPHEAVYCASKGGLNMLTKVLASEWSPSNITVNAVGPTFVYTPGTAERLDDPAFLAGVLDKIPRGRVASIDDVASAVLYLASDHADMVTGTLLLVDGGWTSL; translated from the coding sequence ATGGATGGGAATCGGTTTGGTTCTACGTTGGAAGGAAAATTGGTGGTAATAACTGGTGCTAGCAAAGGAATTGGTAAGGGGTTGGCTGAGATCATAGCCTCAGAAGGGGCAAGGGTTGCAATTGCTGCACGAGATATTGATGCGCTTAAGCAGGTTGCTAAGGGCATCATTGAGCTAGGAGGAGAATGTAAGGCCTTCAACCTTGACTTGAGAAGAGTTGAATCAATCAGGGATTGTTTTTCCCGTATTGAAGAAGAAATGGGTCCAATCGATGTACTGGTAAACAATGCAGGAATGGGCAACCCAATTCCAGCTGAGGAGATAACCGAGGAAGACTGGGACTGGATGATGGATCTGAACCTGAAAGGAACCTTCTTCTGTTGCCAGGAAGCAGGAAAGAGAATGCTCTCCCGTAAGAAGGGACGTATTGTGAATATATCCAGCCAAGCTTCTGTGGTGGCCATCCCTCATGAGGCTGTCTATTGTGCTTCAAAGGGTGGACTGAATATGCTCACCAAGGTATTGGCCTCTGAATGGTCCCCAAGCAATATTACGGTCAATGCAGTTGGTCCTACCTTTGTCTATACCCCTGGAACTGCTGAAAGACTGGATGACCCAGCATTCCTTGCAGGGGTACTTGATAAGATTCCTCGTGGCAGGGTTGCCTCCATTGATGATGTTGCTTCTGCAGTTCTTTATCTCGCGAGTGATCATGCAGACATGGTAACCGGTACCCTCCTCCTGGTCGATGGTGGCTGGACCTCCCTCTAA
- a CDS encoding response regulator transcription factor: MIYIVEDNPAIAETIQAYLQLAGYTTEVFGRCEGVIESLEYKHPRLCILDVMLPDGDGFLLAKQIHAADESIPFIFLTARESESDRITGLELGSEDYIVKPFSPKELVLRVQAILRRVEQGGKQQSEGVQFSLDGHTLHLNEHTHEVILDGTLLSLTALEWKMLLLLAENSPQLITRQRLLGECLGYVHDGSDRTINTHMKNLRSKLGSVEWIKTVRGFGYAFAGKRKDN, translated from the coding sequence ATGATATATATTGTTGAGGACAATCCAGCAATTGCGGAGACCATCCAAGCCTACTTGCAGTTGGCAGGGTACACCACCGAAGTATTCGGTAGGTGTGAAGGTGTGATTGAAAGCCTGGAGTACAAACATCCCCGTCTTTGCATCCTTGATGTGATGCTGCCTGATGGGGATGGCTTTCTTCTGGCAAAGCAGATTCATGCTGCAGATGAGAGCATTCCATTCATATTCCTGACTGCTCGTGAATCAGAGAGCGACCGGATAACCGGTCTGGAACTCGGGTCAGAGGATTATATTGTAAAACCATTCAGTCCCAAGGAGCTGGTCCTGAGAGTTCAGGCAATACTCAGAAGAGTGGAGCAGGGTGGCAAGCAACAGAGTGAAGGTGTCCAATTTTCATTGGACGGCCATACGCTCCACCTCAATGAACACACGCATGAAGTCATCCTTGATGGTACATTGCTCTCCCTAACTGCGCTTGAATGGAAGATGCTTCTGTTGCTTGCTGAGAACAGTCCCCAGTTGATTACCAGACAGCGGCTTTTGGGTGAATGCCTGGGGTATGTACATGACGGATCTGACAGAACGATCAATACCCATATGAAGAACCTTCGTTCAAAGCTTGGATCGGTTGAATGGATCAAGACGGTGAGAGGATTCGGGTATGCATTTGCTGGGAAGCGGAAGGATAATTAG
- a CDS encoding HAMP domain-containing sensor histidine kinase, with the protein MRRTISLSKLNFLLVLLSLLVFTSLLSLMLFFGLDATQDAWYSQQITSLQRQIEERILEVYRQEGSLSEEALSAALEDLLQQPTYLIISDTERNTLYSYHKTDRSVGRARGFQFGQLENQKILPITGENGQTIAYYSLHLPTFSEVEANAMLVSAARNVLIWALFISLLVAVLLAFLFFLPLKKRSRELTEGLSSMANRQRDVVLKQSMVSEFADISEAAKKLQENLLHEERLRRQWAADIAHDLRSPVTVLKGQLEGVADGVLKLDEHRIELFLSETEKLTYMINDLSLLTHLESPGYAVHTEPVRVDEVLKHLLSRFEVQAKQRGMEFSYAAIPLLLQADLNLFTRLLDNLVSNAVRYGEAPSSIVIFVEGDASGNAVQLRIENEGIIEEAFLPRLFDRLSRAEASRTSEGTGLGLSIVKAIVDAHGWNIAVTSKKKTIFTLYFT; encoded by the coding sequence ATGAGAAGAACCATCTCCCTGTCAAAACTGAACTTCCTCCTTGTACTTCTCAGCCTTCTGGTGTTTACCTCCTTGCTGTCCCTGATGCTTTTCTTCGGATTGGATGCAACCCAGGATGCCTGGTACTCCCAGCAAATCACTAGCCTCCAGAGACAAATTGAAGAACGGATTCTGGAAGTATATAGACAAGAAGGATCGCTCAGCGAAGAAGCTCTCTCAGCTGCATTGGAAGACCTACTACAGCAACCCACCTACCTGATCATCTCCGATACGGAGAGAAATACACTGTATTCCTACCATAAAACTGATCGTAGTGTTGGCAGGGCAAGGGGATTCCAGTTTGGACAATTGGAAAACCAGAAGATACTTCCCATCACCGGGGAGAATGGACAAACCATTGCCTACTATTCCTTGCATCTGCCTACCTTCTCCGAGGTGGAAGCCAATGCAATGCTTGTCTCAGCTGCAAGGAATGTGCTCATCTGGGCATTGTTTATTTCCTTGCTGGTAGCAGTACTACTTGCCTTTCTCTTTTTTCTTCCCCTCAAGAAGCGAAGTCGGGAACTCACGGAAGGATTATCCAGTATGGCCAATCGTCAGCGGGATGTTGTCCTCAAACAGAGCATGGTGAGTGAGTTTGCAGACATCAGTGAAGCAGCAAAGAAACTCCAGGAAAATTTATTGCATGAGGAGCGGCTTCGTCGTCAGTGGGCAGCTGATATCGCCCATGATCTGAGGAGCCCGGTAACCGTACTCAAAGGACAGTTGGAAGGCGTTGCAGACGGAGTCTTGAAACTGGATGAACATCGTATTGAGCTCTTTCTGTCAGAAACAGAAAAGTTAACGTATATGATCAATGACCTCTCGCTCCTGACGCATCTGGAGTCTCCTGGCTATGCAGTACATACTGAGCCAGTAAGGGTCGATGAAGTACTCAAGCATCTCCTCTCTCGCTTTGAGGTACAAGCAAAACAGCGAGGGATGGAATTCTCTTACGCTGCCATACCCCTGTTATTGCAAGCCGATTTGAACCTATTCACCAGACTCCTGGACAACTTGGTTTCCAATGCAGTGAGATATGGGGAGGCTCCTTCCTCTATTGTCATCTTTGTGGAGGGTGATGCATCGGGTAATGCCGTACAGTTACGTATTGAAAATGAAGGTATCATAGAAGAAGCCTTCCTTCCAAGACTTTTTGATAGACTGAGTAGAGCCGAAGCCTCTCGCACCAGTGAAGGTACAGGGCTGGGGCTTTCCATAGTAAAAGCCATTGTTGATGCTCATGGTTGGAATATTGCTGTGACCAGCAAGAAAAAGACCATATTTACCCTCTACTTTACCTAA
- a CDS encoding FAD-dependent oxidoreductase: MRIIDVLVIGGGASGLQAAITTKTTYPEKEVVLVRKEEQVLIPCGIPYIFGTLSDSSKDILPDKLLTSVGVEIVVDEMTQIKVKERQCVFASGETMQYSKLILALGSIPTKPAWLKGGDLERVFTIPKNKVYLDKMLDELKDLKEIIVIGAGFIGVEVSDELNKKGYHVTLLEIEKAILNRAFDDEFGALAQEHLEERGVKVITGKGASEIKGKDGKVSEVVLTSGEHIKADAVILSMGYAPNTAIAKNAGIELNEFDFIKTCEYMRVLPCTSDIVAVGDCAEKRDFVTRKLDRTMLASTACAEARTAGMNLYSLSPCKPFTGTIAIYSTAIGNHAFGTAGITEARAVAENFSVICGSFTGMDTHPGNLEHSHKQMVKLIVASDCGMILGAEVYGGTTIGELTNAIGFLIQNRVTVKQLLTMQIGTQPLLTGSPAGYPLIKAAEVVVKKMRC, encoded by the coding sequence ATGAGAATTATTGATGTATTGGTTATTGGGGGCGGTGCCTCCGGATTGCAGGCAGCAATCACCACGAAGACTACCTATCCAGAGAAAGAAGTGGTTTTGGTTCGCAAGGAAGAGCAAGTCCTGATTCCTTGTGGCATTCCCTATATTTTCGGAACGCTCAGTGACAGCAGCAAGGATATCCTTCCAGACAAGTTGCTTACCTCTGTAGGGGTTGAGATTGTCGTGGATGAAATGACGCAGATCAAGGTCAAGGAAAGACAATGCGTGTTTGCAAGTGGCGAAACGATGCAGTACTCGAAGTTGATCCTTGCCCTGGGCAGTATTCCCACCAAGCCGGCTTGGCTGAAGGGTGGAGATCTGGAACGAGTATTCACCATACCTAAAAACAAGGTGTACCTGGACAAGATGCTTGATGAACTCAAGGACCTTAAGGAGATCATCGTCATTGGTGCAGGCTTCATCGGTGTCGAAGTGTCTGACGAGCTGAACAAGAAAGGGTACCATGTTACCTTGTTGGAAATTGAGAAAGCAATCCTCAACCGTGCCTTTGATGATGAGTTCGGAGCCCTTGCCCAAGAGCATCTGGAAGAGCGCGGGGTGAAGGTCATTACCGGCAAGGGTGCCAGTGAGATCAAGGGAAAGGATGGAAAGGTCAGTGAGGTTGTTCTCACCAGTGGTGAACACATCAAGGCTGATGCAGTAATCCTTTCAATGGGATATGCACCCAATACTGCGATTGCGAAGAACGCAGGTATTGAACTCAATGAGTTTGATTTCATCAAGACCTGTGAATACATGCGCGTGTTGCCTTGTACCAGTGATATCGTTGCGGTAGGGGACTGTGCAGAGAAACGCGATTTTGTTACCAGGAAACTTGACCGTACGATGCTTGCCTCCACTGCCTGTGCAGAAGCCAGGACAGCAGGTATGAACCTCTATTCTCTGAGCCCCTGCAAACCTTTCACGGGGACCATTGCCATTTACTCTACAGCTATTGGCAATCATGCTTTTGGGACTGCAGGGATTACGGAGGCTCGTGCGGTAGCTGAGAATTTCTCAGTAATTTGTGGCAGTTTTACCGGTATGGATACCCATCCCGGAAACCTCGAGCACTCCCACAAGCAGATGGTGAAACTTATAGTTGCCAGCGATTGTGGCATGATTCTCGGAGCAGAGGTGTATGGCGGTACAACTATTGGGGAATTGACCAACGCAATCGGTTTCCTTATTCAGAATCGTGTAACGGTCAAGCAACTCCTTACGATGCAAATCGGTACACAACCTTTGTTGACTGGTTCTCCTGCAGGCTATCCTTTGATCAAGGCAGCCGAAGTGGTCGTCAAGAAGATGCGCTGTTAG
- a CDS encoding flavodoxin domain-containing protein, giving the protein MKTLIIYATRYGTTGTCAQLLSDALEGEVVVQNLAETPTVDLAAFETVVVGSPVYAGRINKRVKRFCSAHESTLLAKRLGLFTCDMEEGEGSIKQLDHCYAPPLVAHALVKNSFGGQFLFSQMGWFTKKMIKMMSKSDEDVKRIQYDAIKEFADVLNS; this is encoded by the coding sequence ATGAAGACACTCATCATCTATGCAACTCGCTATGGTACGACCGGGACCTGTGCACAGCTACTTAGTGATGCACTGGAAGGGGAGGTTGTAGTACAAAACCTTGCAGAAACTCCTACGGTTGATCTTGCTGCATTCGAGACTGTTGTTGTAGGAAGCCCTGTCTATGCAGGTAGGATTAACAAACGTGTAAAGCGTTTTTGTAGTGCCCATGAGTCGACCTTGCTCGCTAAGCGTTTGGGGCTCTTTACCTGCGATATGGAAGAGGGGGAGGGAAGTATCAAGCAATTGGATCATTGCTATGCCCCTCCCTTGGTTGCCCATGCATTGGTAAAAAACAGTTTTGGAGGACAATTCTTGTTCTCACAAATGGGATGGTTCACAAAAAAGATGATCAAGATGATGAGCAAGAGTGATGAGGATGTCAAACGAATCCAATATGACGCAATCAAGGAATTTGCCGACGTACTCAATAGCTAG
- a CDS encoding L-threonylcarbamoyladenylate synthase produces MHTTVVPVSMLVQCTANNFTSASLLVVYTPQEHKSAEHYQKLYPAFPFIETEEPLTLLKEETASYLLSENLTLTCYCPLSGVDSPYLTFHFHTLEDAFTYTRLYPNPAEDLPRLIEEDAKLLAEGKLVAFPTETVYGLGGDATNEEAVRGIFAAKERPFFDPLIVHIADLTQLDGLVAQVSDQAKALMEQFWPGPLTLVMKKHPQVADIVTAGSETVAVRMPANPLALALIKASGKPIAAPSANRFGYTSPTTAEHVREQLSGRIAAILDGGACTVGIESTVLALHTPIPTILRPGKIGCEELRPLLGEVAMAKQAGPTDTKMESPGLLESHYAPTTPLYLVDDVRQYQGCEDVGVLLSEDIGVSFKGPVAYISEDKDSEKAAMRLYWAIRKLDGMGLRCMVCSLLPEQGIGVAINNRLRKAATKKAQPSDL; encoded by the coding sequence ATGCATACCACTGTGGTACCGGTTTCCATGCTAGTACAATGTACTGCAAACAATTTTACCTCTGCAAGCTTGCTGGTGGTGTATACACCACAAGAGCACAAGAGCGCAGAGCACTACCAGAAGCTGTATCCTGCCTTCCCTTTCATAGAAACTGAAGAGCCGTTAACACTCCTAAAAGAAGAAACAGCATCCTACCTGCTGAGTGAGAATCTGACGCTTACCTGTTACTGTCCACTCTCAGGTGTTGATTCTCCCTATCTCACCTTCCACTTCCATACCTTGGAAGATGCATTCACCTATACCCGTTTGTACCCAAACCCTGCTGAAGACCTCCCTCGCTTGATCGAAGAGGATGCTAAACTGCTCGCTGAAGGAAAGCTGGTAGCTTTTCCAACCGAGACTGTATATGGACTGGGCGGGGATGCCACCAACGAGGAAGCAGTCAGGGGCATATTCGCTGCCAAGGAACGACCTTTCTTTGATCCTCTTATCGTACATATTGCTGATTTAACCCAACTTGATGGCTTGGTTGCTCAAGTGAGCGACCAAGCAAAAGCCCTCATGGAGCAATTTTGGCCCGGCCCCCTTACCTTGGTGATGAAGAAACACCCCCAGGTTGCCGACATAGTCACTGCAGGAAGCGAGACGGTAGCGGTAAGAATGCCTGCAAACCCCCTTGCCCTGGCCCTGATCAAGGCAAGCGGTAAGCCAATTGCAGCCCCAAGCGCCAACCGGTTTGGATATACCAGCCCCACCACCGCCGAGCATGTAAGGGAGCAACTATCAGGCAGGATAGCAGCAATCCTTGACGGGGGTGCCTGTACAGTAGGTATTGAATCAACAGTGCTTGCATTGCATACACCCATTCCCACCATTCTCAGACCAGGGAAGATTGGATGTGAAGAGCTCAGGCCCTTGCTAGGCGAGGTTGCCATGGCGAAACAGGCTGGTCCTACCGACACAAAGATGGAGAGCCCAGGATTGTTGGAATCACACTATGCACCAACGACCCCGCTTTACCTGGTCGATGATGTCCGTCAGTACCAAGGATGTGAGGATGTGGGCGTATTACTGTCTGAGGATATTGGTGTTTCGTTCAAAGGCCCTGTGGCTTACATCAGTGAAGACAAGGACAGCGAGAAGGCTGCAATGCGGCTCTACTGGGCGATCAGGAAGCTAGATGGCATGGGACTTCGGTGCATGGTCTGTTCCCTGTTGCCTGAACAGGGAATCGGGGTAGCAATCAACAATCGATTGAGAAAGGCAGCAACGAAGAAAGCACAGCCTAGTGATCTGTAA